A single region of the Brassica rapa cultivar Chiifu-401-42 chromosome A03, CAAS_Brap_v3.01, whole genome shotgun sequence genome encodes:
- the LOC103862516 gene encoding heat stress transcription factor B-1, with amino-acid sequence MTAAQRTVPAPFLSKTYQLVDDHSTDGVVSWNEDGTAFVVWETAEFAKDLLPKYFKHNNFSSFIRQLNTYGFRKTVPDKWEFANDHFRRGQEDLLSEIRRRKAMIAAAAESNSAGDDDSTSSPGSKNPGSVENMVADLSGENKKLKRENDSLSSELAAAKRQRDELVAFLTDQLKVGPEQIDQMVKGGKFKPNITGDCSSEEESDCEGCGGDGVEKEGVGEGLKLFGVWVKGERKKRGRDEKNFVVGGSHRTDIKNVDFHAPLWKRSKVCN; translated from the exons ATGACGGCGGCGCAGAGAACTGTTCCGGCGCCGTTTTTAAGCAAAACGTATCAGCTAGTGGATGATCATAGCACAGACGGCGTCGTTTCATGGAACGAAGACGGAACAGCTTTCGTCGTTTGGGAAACAGCAGAGTTTGCTAAAGACCTTCTTCCTAAATACTTCAAACATAATAACTTCTCAAGCTTCATTCGTCAGCTCAACACTTAC GGATTCCGGAAAACTGTACCGGACAAATGGGAGTTCGCTAACGACCATTTCCGGAGAGGACAAGAGGATCTGCTGTCGGAGATACGACGGCGTAAGGCGATGATCGCGGCGGCGGCAGAGTCAAACTCGGCGGGTGATGATGATTCCACGTCATCACCGGGGTCGAAAAATCCTGGTTCGGTGGAGAATATGGTTGCTGATCTATCAGGAGAGAACAAGAAGCTGAAACGTGAGAACGACAGTTTAAGCTCGGAGCTCGCGGCGGCGAAGAGGCAGCGCGATGAGCTGGTGGCTTTCTTGACGGATCAGCTGAAGGTAGGACCGGAACAGATTGATCAGATGGTTAAAGGAGGTAAATTCAAACCGAATATAACCGGAGATTGTTCGTCGGAGGAAGAGAGTGACTGCGAAGGCTGCGGCGGAGACGGGGTGGAGAAGGAGGGGGTAGGTGAAGGATTGAAATTGTTTGGGGTGTGGGTGaaaggagagagaaagaagagggGCCGGGATGAGAAAAACTTTGTCGTGGGTGGGTCCCATAGGACGGATATAAAGAACGTGGACTTTCACGCGCCGTTGTGGAAACGCAGCAAAGTTTGCAACTGA
- the LOC103862517 gene encoding heterogeneous nuclear ribonucleoprotein A/B, protein MERKLVVLGIPWEIDSDGLRDYMSKFGDLEDCIVMKDRSTGRSRGFGYVTFASSQDAKEALKGEHFLGNRILEVKVATPKEEMRQPAKKVTRIFVARIPPSVSESDFRRHFEKYGEITDLYMPKDHNSKQHRGIGFITFATSDSVEDLMEDTHDLGGTTVAVDRATPKEDDPPPRPPPAARMQRPPVAVAGGFGAPGGYGAYDAYISAATRYAALGAPTLYDNAASFYGRAEPTRGIGNKIFVGRLPQEASVDDLRDYFGRFGRIQDAYIPKDPKRSGHRGFGFVTFAENGVADRVARRSHEICGQEVAIDSATPLDEAGPSAGGSSTLTSSSRPEYFGGYGGGPVRAFGRMYGGAMSLDDWGYGVPSARPSRSDWRYRPY, encoded by the exons ATGGAGAGGAAGCTTGTG GTGTTGGGAATCCCGTGGGAAATTGATTCAGATGGGCTTAGGGATTACATGTCCAAATTTGGAGACTTGGAGGATTGTATCGTCATGAAG GATCGATCAACTGGAAGATCTCGTGGCTTTGGATATGTCACTTTTGCTTCATCTCAAGATGCAAAG GAGGCTCTGAAAGGTGAACACTTTTTAGGCAACAGAATCTTAGAAGTCAAAGTGGCTACACCAAAGGAAGAGATGAGACAGCCTGCAAAGAAGGTGACGAGGATCTTTGTTGCTCGTATCCCTCCTTCAGTTTCTGAATCAGATTTCCGAAG ACATTTTGAGAAATATGGGGAAATCACAGATTTATACATGCCTAAG GACCACAACTCCAAGCAACACCGAGGCATTGGGTTTATCACATTTGCTACTTCTG aTTCAGTGGAGGATCTGATGGAAGACACACATGATCTGGGAGGCACAACAGTTGCTGTTGATCGAGCAACACCAAAGGAGGATGATCCTCCTCCTAGGCCACCTCCAGCTGCTAGAATGCAGCGCCCACCCGTGGCGGTTGCAGGTGGGTTTGGAGCTCCAGGTGGTTACGGAGCTTACGATGCTTACATCTCCGCAGCCACAAGATACGCAGCTCTCGGTGCTCCTACTCTGTATGACAACGCAGCCTCCTTCTATGGAA GAGCTGAACCAACGAGGGGAATAGGAAACAAGATCTTCGTCGGACGCCTTCCTCAAGAAGCTTCCGTTGATGATCTCCGTGACTACTTTGGGAGATTCGGCCGTATCCAAGATGCATACATTCCAAAG gATCCAAAGAGAAGTGGACATAGAGGTTTCGGATTCGTTACCTTTGCTGAAAACGGCGTTGCGGATCGTGTAGCCCGGAGGTCTCATGAAATCTGTGGACAAGAGGTAGCGATAGATTCAGCAACGCCTCTTGATGAAGCTGGACCTAGCGCTGGTGGAAGTTCAACGTTAACTTCTTCTTCTCGTCCGGAGTATTTTGGTGGCTATGGTGGAGGTCCAGTGCGTGCTTTTGGTCGAATGTATGGAGGAGCCATGAGCTTGGACGAT TGGGGATATGGAGTGCCGAGCGCAAGACCATCAAGATCAGACTGGAGGTACAGGCCATACTAA
- the LOC103862515 gene encoding patatin-like protein 3, with protein MDFSSERRVSCLPPSYGQLVTILSIDGGGIRGIIPGTILAYLESQLQELDGEEARLVDYFDVISGTSTGGLIVAMLTAEDKDVKNSRNRSRPLFAAKEIVPFYLKHSPKIFPQHRGVCSWAQTMRRLVRGPKYNGKYLHEVIQGYLGDTRLTQTMTNVVIPCFDIKKLQPVIFSSYQAVNHQVIDAKLSDICISTSAAPTYFPARRFINEDNEGNKHEFNLIDGGVAANNPTLCAIAEVTKQIVKKNPAMGEISPLDYTRFVVISLGTGSIRNQEKYDAKMASKWGMLSWIYGNGSTPILDCYSEAIHDMVDYQSSVVFQALRSENNYLRIDDDALKGDLSSVDLSTDENMEGLVQVGEALLKKNVSRVNLETGHYEPISDHVTNEEALKRFAKVLSEERKLRESRSLKLKI; from the exons atggatttCTCGTCAGAGAGAAGAGTCTCTTGTCTTCCTCCTTCGTACGGACAACTTGTGACTATCCTTAGCATAGATGGTGGTGGGATCCGTGGGATCATTCCCGGTACCATCTTAGCTTACCTCGAATCCCAACTCCAG GAGTTGGATGGTGAGGAGGCAAGGCTTGTGGATTATTTCGATGTCATCTCCGGGACAAGCACAGGAGGTTTAATAGTGGCGATGTTGACCGCAGAGGACAAAGACGTTAAAAACAGCCGTAACCGCAGCCGCCCTTTGTTTGCGGCCAAAGAAATCGTCCCCTTTTATCTCAAACATTCTCCTAAAATCTTTCCACAACATCG AGGGGTGTGTAGTTGGGCTCAAACCATGAGGAGACTCGTACGAGGACCAAAGTACAACGGGAAATACCTTCACGAAGTAATCCAAGGTTACTTGGGAGACACGCGACTGACTCAAACTATGACAAACGTTGTCATACCTTGCTTCGACATCAAGAAACTCCAACCAGTTATCTTCTCTTCTTACCAG GCGGTGAATCATCAAGTCATCGACGCAAAACTATCAGATATATGCATAAGCACATCAGCGGCACCAACTTATTTCCCGGCTCGTCGATTCATTAACGAAGACAATGAAGGAAACAAACATGAATTTAACCTCATCGACGGTGGTGTCGCTGCCAATAACCCG ACGTTATGTGCGATTGCGGAAGTGACAAAGCAGATAGTGAAGAAGAATCCAGCAATGGGAGAGATAAGCCCATTGGATTATACAAGATTTGTGGTGATATCACTTGGGACAGGTTCGATCAGGaaccaagagaagtatgatgCAAAAATGGCGTCAAAATGGGGGATGTTAAGTTGGATCTATGGAAATGGTTCGACTCCAATTCTTGATTGTTACAGTGAAGCCATTCACGATATGGTTGATTACCAAAGCTCTGTCGTCTTTCAAGCTCTTCGTTCCGAGAACAATTATTTACGTATCGAT GACGATGCGTTGAAGGGTGACTTAAGTTCAGTGGACTTATCGACAGACGAGAACATGGAAGGTCTTGTTCAAGTTGGTGAAGCTTTATTGAAGAAAAATGTTTCTCGTGTCAATCTCGAAACCGGCCATTACGAACCCATCTCTGATCACGTAACCAACGAGGAAGCTCTCAAAAG GTTTGCAAAGGTTTTGTCAGAAGAAAGGAAACTCAGAGAATCAAGATCTCTTAAACTCaagatttga
- the LOC117132670 gene encoding F-box/kelch-repeat protein At4g19865-like produces the protein MKRRGRDITYEETEAVFSSSNGLSLLPEEMVLVLSCLARVSRSDHANLSLVSKWHRSNVSIEAYASLQTQTHAGSPSPSPWKPLTGRWSQSGLTSTSLRKHLLWWLMIVGSTSWVVGLEGEPRRVSCFWIVDLTRGALSPLWWWLDIQLQPAWWTYGKIYVMGGCDDSKSSKWGEVFDPKKQT, from the exons ATGAAACGCCGAGGAAGAGACATCACATACGAAGAAACTGAAGCTGTCTTCTCGTCTTCTAATGGGTTATCTTTGTTGCCCGAAGAGATGGTTCTCGTCTTAAGTTGCTTGGCCCGCGTCTCAAGATCGGACCATGCTAACTTATCTCTCGTCTCCAAGTGGCACCGTTCT AACGTATCTATAGAGGCTTATGCATCCCTCCAGACTCAAACCCACGCTGGTTCACCTTCACCCTCTCCATGGAAACCGTTAACCGGCCGCTGGTCCCAGTCCGGTCTAACTTCTACCAGCCTCCGGAAGCATCTTCTATGGTGGCTCATGATTGTGGGATCTACATCATGGGTGGTAGGATTGGAGGGAGAGCCTCGTCGAGTGTCTTGTTTCTGGATTGTCGATCTCACACGTGGAGCACTCTCCCCTCTATGGTGGTGGCTCGATATTCAGCTGCAGCCGGCGTGGTGGACGTACGGTAAGATATATGTAATGGGAGGGTGTGATGACTCGAAGTCCAGCAAGTGGGGAGAGGTTTTCGACCCAAAGAAGCAGACTTAG
- the LOC103862518 gene encoding uncharacterized protein LOC103862518 isoform X2, which translates to MRKTSVSSSSSSFGGFLSPGAPPSYTDNNKGWSYERVPHPSSSSSTSTINAPRRRIGSASALTTPFYGGRGIPSKWEDAERWICSPAVTTNPQRRQKSKSGPIAPPPPALPHPRMTMMMRAVEAPPQGNSKKGLMVVGSPFSTGVLEAERVFRGSVGGGHGHSQSCADLMSEEETSSLSSKTDTEEKEEVITRRDIATQMTPNNNHHSPQELSVSVIEPPPCRVGGGEVREVKMDKGARLIKHPKRRVMSSSSRIIRRDHQPEAEPNSASWDISEPAMTLFKLHREEAKIAAWENLQKAKAEAAMRKLEVKLEKKKSASMDKILNKLQTAKLKAQDMRRSTTASSGDHGKEEQISRNSAKITTHLVRRHTFMSPFMTCFAPRVDCRKSSSAL; encoded by the exons ATGAGAAAGACAtctgtttcatcttcttctagCAGCTTCGGTGGGTTTCTAAGTCCCGGAGCTCCTCCCAGCTATACCGATAACAACAAAGGATGGAGCTACGAGAGAGTTCCAcatccttcttcctcttcttccactTCCACAATTAACGCCCCTCGTCGCCGCATCGGCTCCGCCTCCGCTTTAACGACGCCGTTTTACGGCGGCAGAGGGATACCGTCGAAATGGGAAGACGCTGAGCGGTGGATTTGTAGCCCCGCGGTGACAACAAACCCTCAGAGACGGCAGAAGTCCAAAAGCGGTCCCattgctcctcctcctcccgcGCTGCCTCATCCGaggatgacgatgatgatgagggCGGTGGAAGCTCCTCCTCAGGGGAATTCGAAGAAGGGTTTGATGGTGGTTGGCTCGCCGTTCTCCACGGGTGTTTTGGAGGCGGAGAGGGTGTTCAGAGGGAGTGTCGGTGGTGGGCATGGACATAGCCAGAGCTGTGCTGATTTGATGAGTGAAGAAGAAACTTCATCACTTAGCTCCAAAACTGATACTG aggagaaagaagaggtGATTACAAGAAGAGATATAGCTACTCAGATGACTCCTAATAATAATCATCATTCTCCTCAAGAGCTATCTGTTTCTGTGATTGAGCCTCCTCCTTGTAGAGTAGGTGGTGGGGAAGTGAGAGAAGTGAAGATGGATAAAGGAGCAAGGTTGATCAAGCATCCCAAGAGAAGAgttatgtcttcttcttctaggATTATCAGGAGAGATCATCAACCTGAGGCTGAACCCAACTCTGCTTCATGGGATATCTCAGAACCAGCCATGACTCTTTTTAA GTTGCATAGAGAAGAAGCGAAGATAGCAGCTTGGGAGAATCTCCAGAAGGCTAAAGCAGAAGCTGCCATGAGAAAGCTAGAG GTGAAGctggagaagaagaagtcaGCGTCAATGGATAAGATCTTGAACAAGCTCCAAACAGCTAAACTGAAAGCACAAGACATGAGGAGAAGTACTACAGCATCTAGTGGTGACCATGGAAAAGAAGAACAGATCTCAAGAAACTCAGCGAAGATCACTACTCATCTTGTAAGAAGACATACTTTCATGTCACCTTTCATGACTTGCTTTGCTCCTCGTGTTGATTGCAGAAAATCTTCATCTGCTCTCTAA
- the LOC103862518 gene encoding uncharacterized protein LOC103862518 isoform X1 has product MRKTSVSSSSSSFGGFLSPGAPPSYTDNNKGWSYERVPHPSSSSSTSTINAPRRRIGSASALTTPFYGGRGIPSKWEDAERWICSPAVTTNPQRRQKSKSGPIAPPPPALPHPRMTMMMRAVEAPPQGNSKKGLMVVGSPFSTGVLEAERVFRGSVGGGHGHSQSCADLMSEEETSSLSSKTDTVYAEEKEEVITRRDIATQMTPNNNHHSPQELSVSVIEPPPCRVGGGEVREVKMDKGARLIKHPKRRVMSSSSRIIRRDHQPEAEPNSASWDISEPAMTLFKLHREEAKIAAWENLQKAKAEAAMRKLEVKLEKKKSASMDKILNKLQTAKLKAQDMRRSTTASSGDHGKEEQISRNSAKITTHLVRRHTFMSPFMTCFAPRVDCRKSSSAL; this is encoded by the exons ATGAGAAAGACAtctgtttcatcttcttctagCAGCTTCGGTGGGTTTCTAAGTCCCGGAGCTCCTCCCAGCTATACCGATAACAACAAAGGATGGAGCTACGAGAGAGTTCCAcatccttcttcctcttcttccactTCCACAATTAACGCCCCTCGTCGCCGCATCGGCTCCGCCTCCGCTTTAACGACGCCGTTTTACGGCGGCAGAGGGATACCGTCGAAATGGGAAGACGCTGAGCGGTGGATTTGTAGCCCCGCGGTGACAACAAACCCTCAGAGACGGCAGAAGTCCAAAAGCGGTCCCattgctcctcctcctcccgcGCTGCCTCATCCGaggatgacgatgatgatgagggCGGTGGAAGCTCCTCCTCAGGGGAATTCGAAGAAGGGTTTGATGGTGGTTGGCTCGCCGTTCTCCACGGGTGTTTTGGAGGCGGAGAGGGTGTTCAGAGGGAGTGTCGGTGGTGGGCATGGACATAGCCAGAGCTGTGCTGATTTGATGAGTGAAGAAGAAACTTCATCACTTAGCTCCAAAACTGATACTG TTTAtgcagaggagaaagaagaggtGATTACAAGAAGAGATATAGCTACTCAGATGACTCCTAATAATAATCATCATTCTCCTCAAGAGCTATCTGTTTCTGTGATTGAGCCTCCTCCTTGTAGAGTAGGTGGTGGGGAAGTGAGAGAAGTGAAGATGGATAAAGGAGCAAGGTTGATCAAGCATCCCAAGAGAAGAgttatgtcttcttcttctaggATTATCAGGAGAGATCATCAACCTGAGGCTGAACCCAACTCTGCTTCATGGGATATCTCAGAACCAGCCATGACTCTTTTTAA GTTGCATAGAGAAGAAGCGAAGATAGCAGCTTGGGAGAATCTCCAGAAGGCTAAAGCAGAAGCTGCCATGAGAAAGCTAGAG GTGAAGctggagaagaagaagtcaGCGTCAATGGATAAGATCTTGAACAAGCTCCAAACAGCTAAACTGAAAGCACAAGACATGAGGAGAAGTACTACAGCATCTAGTGGTGACCATGGAAAAGAAGAACAGATCTCAAGAAACTCAGCGAAGATCACTACTCATCTTGTAAGAAGACATACTTTCATGTCACCTTTCATGACTTGCTTTGCTCCTCGTGTTGATTGCAGAAAATCTTCATCTGCTCTCTAA